Proteins from one Phalacrocorax carbo chromosome 19, bPhaCar2.1, whole genome shotgun sequence genomic window:
- the LOC135316404 gene encoding calcium/calmodulin-dependent protein kinase type IV-like, whose translation MPSSKTGSEYWIDGSHRETALEDFYVVGPELGRGATSVVYSCEEKGTGTPYAAKILKKTIDKKIVRTEIGVLLRLSHPNIIKLKEIFETPSEIALVLELVTGGELFDRIVERGFYSERDAAHVVKQILEAVSYLHENGVVHRDLKPENLLYADLSPDAPLKIGDFGLSKIVDEQDTMKTVCGTPGYCAPEILHGCPYGPEVDMWSVGVITYILLCGFEPFFDPRGDQYMYSRILTCDYEFVSPWWDEVSLNAKDLVRKLIVLDPQKRLTVYQALEHPWVTGKAAKFAHMDSTQKKLQEFNARRKLKAAMKAVVASSRLGNHGHHDCSRSGRSQGGPQGACLPQGTATAGPEATAAADLDAFRSDCPTVSKVPVNGAGCKS comes from the exons ATGCCCTCCTCCAAGACCGGCAGCGAGTACTGGATCGATGGCTCCCACCGCGAGACGGCCCTGGAAGATTTCTACGTCGTGGGCCCTGAGCTGGGACG GGGAGCCACCTCGGTGGTGTACAGCTGCGAGGAGAAGGGCACGGGCACCCCGTACGCCGCCAAGATACTGAAGAAGACG ATTGACAAAAAGATCGTGAGGACAGAGATTGGGGTCCTGCTGCGGCTCTCGCACCCCAATATC ATCAAGCTGAAGGAGATCTTCGAGACGCCCTCCGAGATCGCGCTGGTGCTGGAGCTGGTGACGGGAGGAGAGCTCTTCGACAG GATCGTGGAGAGGGGTTTCTACAGCGAGCGGGATGCGGCCCATGTCGTCAAGCAGATCCTGGAAGCCGTTTCG TATTTGCACGAAAACGGAGTTGTCCACCGCGACCTGAAGCCGGAGAACCTGCTCTACGCAGACCTGTCCCCCGACGCTCCCCTTAAAATCG GTGACTTCGGGCTCTCCAAGATCGTGGATGAACAGGACACCATGAAAACCGTCTGCGGGACGCCGGGGTACTGCG CCCCTGAAATCCTCCACGGGTGCCCGTACGGCCCTGAAGTGGATATGTGGTCCGTGGGCGTCATCACCTACATCCT GCTCTGTGGCTTCGAGCCTTTCTTCGACCCGCGGGGGGACCAGTACATGTACAGCCGCATCCTCACCTGCGACTACGAGTTCGTGTCCCCGTGGTGGGATGAGGTTTCCCTCAACGCCAAGGACTTG GTCAGAAAATTGATCGTCCTGGACCCCCAGAAGAGACTGACTGTCTACCAGGCTCTGGAGCATCCCTGGGTCACCGGGAAAGCCGCTAAATTTGCTCACATGGACAGCACGCAGAAGAAACTGCAGGAATTTAACGCCAGGAGGAAACTGAAG GCTGCCATGAAAGCCGTGGTGGCTTCCAGCCGCTTGGGCAACCACGGGCACCACGACTGCTCCCGCAGCGGGCGCAGccaggggggtccccagggcgcctgcctgccccagggGACGGCGACCGCCGGCCCCGAAGCCACCGCCGCCGCGGACCTCGACGCCTTCCGGAGCGACTGCCCCACCGTGTCCAAGGTTCCCGTGAACGGCGCCGGCTGCAAGAGCTAA